Below is a genomic region from Salvelinus fontinalis isolate EN_2023a chromosome 2, ASM2944872v1, whole genome shotgun sequence.
cttcgctggccatggcagaacactgacattcctgtcttgcaggaaatcatgctcagaaagagcagtatggctggtggcattgtcatgctggagggtcatgtcaggatgagcctgcaggaagggtaccacatgagggagaaggatgtcttccctgtaacgcatagcgttgagattgcctgcaatgacaagctcagtccgatgatgctgtgacacaccgccccagaccatgacggactctccacctccaaatcgatcccgctccagagtacaggccttggtgtaacgctcattccttcgacgataaactcgtatccgaccatcacccctggtgagacaaaacaacgactcatcagtgaagagcactttttgccagtcctgtctggtccagcgacggtgggtttgtgcccataggtgatgttgttgccggtgatgtctggtgaggacctgccttacaacaggcctacaagtcctcagtctagcctctctcagcttattgcggacagtctgagcactgatggagggattgtgcattcctggtgtaactcaggcagttgttgttgccatcctgtacctgtcctgcaggtgtgatgttcggatgtaccgatcctgtgcaggtgttgttacacgtggtctgccactgcgaggacgatcagctgtccgtcctgtttccctgtagcgctgtcttaggcgtctcacagtacggacattgcaatttgttATCTGCAGTCCTcacgcctccttgcagcatgcctaaggcacgttcacacagatgagcagggatcctgggcatcttgcttttggtgtttttcagtcagtagaaaggcctctttaatgtactaagttttcataactgtgaccttaattgcctaccgtctgtaagctgttagtgtctggAATGTTCTGGAACAGGCGATAACCTACGAGACACCTGAGATAGATTGTTTAGTTAGGGACAGAAGCTGTATCTGAGAGAACagttaagtataactctgactggtgtgtagtttgtaactctcctcatttggtaaagcagaaatatgccaCCACATGTATATTACTCTACAACCTGAGGAACTAGTAGTACCCTCAACATTTTTTGTTGAAATACAACCTATAATTACTTGTAGGAGGATAGTTAAGGTGGAGAGGAAGTTGTGTTTTATGGGCAGATGAGAAGACAGGAAATAGAGTCAAAACGAATACCACATCCACTATTGATATTATTACACGTTAGATAATAGGAAAggctaatgtaacagtataagtttagtccgtcccctcgcgcgaaccagggaccctctgcacacatcaacaacagtcacccacgaagcatcgttacccatcgctccacaaaagccgcggcccttgcagagcaaggggaaccactacttcaaggtctcaaagcgagtgacgtcaccgatttgaaaggctaactagctagccgtttcacatccgttacacagggCACCAACACCCTTATCATTACACGGCTGACTGTCAAATAAAACCACACCGACGCTCACCATGTCTGCAAAAGGCCTGTAAAGGGATTTTTAATGGCCCAATGGTGGAATAAAAAGTTAGGAGTAGGACAGAAGTTATTTGAATAAAAGGTTGAACATATTTGTCAGTGACACTTTCCTACCGTAGGAGATGTACAACCCTTAATATACCAGTAAAATTATTACAAGGAAGTTCTGTAGAGATTTTCACTGGTGAATATAATAATACTGTTACTTTGCACCTTTAAGATACAATATTAGGAATTGAAGTCTATCATGCGGTTGTCCCGTGTGTGAAATATATTTGAGTTTAGTAGAACCATTTACTATAGCCTGGGTTAAGTGAGAGTAGAATTAGGATTACAATGTTACCCACTGTTGTTTAACACACACTGAAAGGAGATAGAGAAGAATTTATATAGGCATATTCATACATATTACACCCACTTTAGGATAACCCTATAGAATTTGGAAAACACATTACACGCAGACTATCTAAATAAAAAGCCGGAGCACCATGGCACAGTCAAACCAGAATGAGCAGATAGGAGCAATGAAGCCTGTACAAGAATAGGTTGGATTTAGTCAAAGAGATAATGCAGACAAGAGAAATGGACTAAAAGAAAGGGATGAGGAAAAGTACCCTTGTATCAGAAACTGTGATAGGAATGATAATGCCGGAAGGACAGATCTTCATGAACAAGGCCACCGTGACCAAACTAAAGCTGGAGAGAACAATAGAGTGCGGAAGGAAAGAAATGAGTCAGGACAGAGTCAGAACAGGAGTACTCCCCACCGCCCCCGCCTTCGTATGAGACTCAACCCAGAGGACCCCCGGGTGACTATACACAGATCTACCCTCTCATACCACTGACAGAAGAAAATGGAGAAGCCACCACACTTATCCTCAAGGGGACTCTGATAAAGGAGGTGGATGACACAACAGCAGGAACAAGTGGCATGAGAACAATAGAATTGGAAGAAGAAAAAGAGGCACAGTTCCTGGAGGGACTTTCCCCTCGCCATCCCAACTAACTACTACAGAAGCTAAAGAAAAGTACAATGTGTCAACATCCATGGGTGACCTATTCAGAGAGCAAGGAAAAGGAGGACTAGACACTCTGCACTGAAGAAGGCCCAGCTCGCACAGATCGAGACAGGAAGTGGGGATTTTTACTCACAAAATGATGGCCGCTCAATGTTGCTTCTACATACAGGCTCACCACAACCACAGTCTGCCGCTCCCCCCACAGTCACATCAGTCACACCTGTGAACCTGGTGCCTGCAGGGTATGTGCCAGAGCCCTGCATGACTGGAACAACACTCAACGCTGGTCCTGTGGGCAGTTGGGGCATGTGAGTTCGCAGTGTGGGGGGAAATGAAAGAGGAAGAGGTTACAACCAGGGGCAGAGGAAACGTTGGGCCTGGCAGAGGAAGAGGAAACTTTGCTAATGCACATCTTGGAGTGTACTACCCACCAAGGCAACAATATGCTCCTCAGCCACAGTACCACTCACCCGGAGCTGAACATGCTCCTCAGCCACAGTACCACTCACCCGGAGCTGAACATGCTCCTCAGCCACAGTACCACTCACCCGGAGCTGAACATGCTCCTCAGCCACAGTACCACTCACCCGGAGCTGAACATGCTCCTCAGCCACAGTACCACTCACCCGGAGCTGAACATGCTCCTCAGCCACAGTACCACTCACCCGGAGCTGAACATGCTCCTCAGCCACAGTACCACTCACCCGGAGCTGAACATGCTCCTCAGCCACAGTACCACTCACCCGGAGCTGAACATGCTCCTCAGCCACAGTACCACTCACCCGGAGCTGAACATGCTCCTCAGCCACAGTACCACTCACCCGGAGCTGAACATGCTCCCAGGGGCCACCTATGCCCTATGGACAAGGATAGAGGACAGCCATGGCCAATGGGAAATCAGAACACCAACAGTTCTTATTTTCCAGTCAGAATCAAAAATGAAGGCGCCCGACTCCCCTGCCCCAGTATGAATTCAATGATGGAAGAGAAGAGCCAATGGTTACTCTTAATGTTAATGGACATGACCTACCATTTCTCATAGACACTTCGCTGTTCCTGTTTAGGCAAACCTGGACAAGGTGTTGGGGCTTCCCTGAGCAAATCATCAGTAACAATAACAGGGACATCGGGACAGCCCAGGAATGTGTACTGGACAAAGACTTATTAGATGAACCTCTGCTTGACTCTGACATGGTGCTGTTTGTTGATGGTTCTGCTTATATAGATCAAAGCACAGGGAAGAAACATGTAGGATAGGTTGTAGTAGATGTGGGAGGTGATATTGAGGTTATACAGCCCCTACCAGACCATTTATCAGCAACAGGCAGATTTATTAGCTCGGAACACAGCTTGTGAATTGGGGGAAGGGAAGGCCCTTACTGTCTATTCAGACTCAGCGTGGTGTGGGGTTTGGAGAGCAAGAGTGTTTACTAATAGATCTGGATTATGGCTACATCTTTTGTCTGGCATGCCCTGTTTACCATCAACCATGATCTCTACTATTTGCCGATTGGCTCATGGAGTGAGATGGCTCTTTGTCCTCATGAAAATGAACTGTGGGGAATGCTTGCTCTTTGTCCTCATGAAAATGAGCTGGGTGGAATGTTTGCCCCCTGTCCTCATGAAAATGTGCAGCAGCCTTAACAAAGGTATTGGGTGAACGGGTGAACGGGTGAACCCATTATGAAATGTTAACAAGACGACCCCTGAACACACCAGGTGTTCGACCTATGACTGACCGACAGATAGACATAACTGAGACACAGTGTGACCATTTTGAGTACATGAAGGAACTAACTTCTGTTGTAAGTTTTCTCCACTCTCACACTAGGAAAGCAGCAGAACCAATCCCAGGTGAGGATCCAGATGCTCTGACCATCTGCGTAGGAGACTGAGTGAAAAAGACGAGTCCGTAAAAGGAAATGGAACCAGCCAAGATGGATGGGAAGCAGAGGGCCCAGACCAAAAGGCCGGAAGCAGAGGGCCCAGACCAAATGGCCGGGAGCAGAGGGCCCAGACCAAACGGCCGGGAGCAGAGGGCCCAGACCAAAAGGCCGGGAGCAGAGGGCCCAGACCAAAAGGCCGGAAGCAGAGGGCCCAGACCAAAAGGCCGGAAGCAGAGGGCCCAGACCAAAAGGCCGGAAGCAGAGGGCCCAGACCAAAAGGCCGGAAGCAGAGGGCCCAGACCAAAAGGCCGGAAGCAGAGGGCCCAGACCAAAAGGCCGGAAGCAGAGGGCCCAGACCAAAAGGCCGGAAGCAGAGGGCCCAGACCAAAAGGCCGGAAGCAGAGGGCCCAGACCAAAAGGCCGGAAGCAGAGGGCCCAGACCAAAAGGCCGGAAGCAGAGGGCCCAGACCAAAAGGCCGGAAGCAGAGGGCCCAGACCAAAAGGCCGGAAGCAGAGGGCCCAGACCAAAAGGCCGGAAGCAGAGGGCCCAGACCAAAAGGCCGGAAGCAGAGGGCCCAGACCAAAAGGCCGGAAGCAGAGGgcccagaccaaaggacagacagAAAGATGAAAAAGAAGGCTCTAGCCAACGAGCAGAAGGAGACATCATTTCACACTCAGGTTCTATAACTAGGAAACAGAGACTACACCAGATCTTGTGGTTTGTTTTCCCATCATCCTTTTCCTGGGTCTCCTTGTTGGTGCAGACACAGGACCTAATGGGGGATCTGAGGAAAACAACAAATGGATACAAATGGTGAGAAAAATTGGAAATCAGACTAAGAGGCCAGGAACCCAGGTTTTAGTATTTAGGAAGCCTACATCAACCACTAAGCTGTTCGGGAGTCGGGTTAAGCCTATGAGAAGGACAGAGTTTGAATGTGGGTTTTTATACTTTATGCAGAGAGGTAATGAGAAACAACCTACTAGGAGAAGGGAGACCACAGGACTGTTCTCTGGGTGAAGAACTGAGAGGTTAGCCGGGGATTATGGGACACATGTATGGATGGTCACAAGAAGGGAGCAAGCTTACCTAATGTGGTAGAAGGAAGCAGGTAAATCCCTCTATGGCCTAGAACTCACCTCAGGAGCGGTGAGTCAGTCTTCACGGTAAGAACTACTCACTCTGTAAGGTGTAATTATCCCAGCAGGCACCCGTGGATAGAATTGTTAGGACATGGAAGCTTGAGCATCATTCCCATACTGACTGTAGAAAAGTGGAAAATTACTGCTGAGCCCTTAGAAAACACTGGAACTATTGTTTTTTTCTGCTAGTTTGTAAAACGGTATATGCATGGCcttggtctcatgagtagaaggtGTTGATGTAGGCAGTTACATCACTAGGGGTTGACTGCAAACATATAAAAACAACTTAGACCGTGTCTATTTTTCAGAACTCAGGAGAGACATCAGTTGTATGTTTGATGTGGGATCTTTGACTTCTGTCTACAGCGTATTTTGATAAAAATTGTTCTGATTTATAAATGCACATTTTGAGTGTTCCTTATTTGTTAAGTAAATAACCGAGGCCAGAAAAGTGGAACCGACACTAACATAATTGcagaagggttttctaatgatcaattagacttttaaaatgataaacttggattagctaacacaacgtgccattggaacacaggagtgatggttgttgataatgggcctctgtaagcctatgtagatattccattaaaaatctgccgtttccagctacaatagtcatttacaacattagtttcgttttttagtttagtttattaatttgaccattttaaaaaacaagcacacataaaacttgaaagccatacatgcacgtgaataaaatcatggaggataacccACAAtcaagtctgggacttatttccattgttaaatcatagaggataacacacaatacagtctgggacttattccattgtggtcctcttgagacaagatggctggACAAGATCcaacacagttaaacacagtatgacagtgaaataataaaacaaaaacagagaagaagaacatctctctcatcattccagttacatcataggggttattcatatgggcacagaggacatcaaacatatttttactttgtttttaaagctgcccagagaggacattgtgtttataggcagaggcaactcattccattctgaggctccagtatacaagacagtacctttcccagcattactcctgaacctgtataagcacacatcagcaacacctgatctggtgctgtgattgtgtgcatccaGTAACACGAGTAATCACTTAGATATCTgggcgcaggaccataaatactcctgtaaaccaaacctagtctaatctgggacaccctagcctcaacagacagccagtttagttcctgaaagcagctcctgcctatgtgagtaTGTGGACTTaccttcaatactaccctgatcagcttattctgggctatctggagcttccccttcataagtttagataagcccccaaaccaggaagtactagcatagtccaaatggcattgaatgagggcagtagctagagtccttatcaagcagcttggactttctagACAAAAAATTAGTCctggcattaaccttccctagcaccttattggccatgctcacacctcccaagcttccatcaaggatacatcccaagtagctaacagagttcaccccctaactccactctgatttcagacgaccttaacaatgtctacactgtatttccgatcaatttgatgttattttaatggacaacattttttgcatttctttcaaaaacaaggacatttctaagtgaccaccaAACTTTAgaaacggtagtgtatgtagaggAAGACACAAAGCAATTAGTGGGCTCAGGTGAGTACTAATTGGCTTTACACTGAGTACCTATCCCCTGAGGAGGGTGCTGTCGTGTCGTCCTCCTCCGTCTGGTCACTGAACTCTCCCAATATGATGGTAataataatgatttattaaacttCTATAGCACTTTTCATAACAGAAGACAAAGTCAAATCgcttctaaacaatgttttggctACTGGTAATGTTAGCAGAGTCCGGTTCAGTCTCCAACGTAGCAGATAGAAAGGCCATGAATAGAGCCTACGCTATTCCTTTTTCAACATGTCAGAGAagtatgtttgttctacataggatatttctatctgaacgttccaaCACATTGCGTCTTGCTGAACGTGCCCctagttgttagctagctaatgggcTACCATGACTGAGCAAGGTGTAGCCTAAACAAATCTTTAACGGTCCGTCCCGCAACTAGCCTAGTTTTAGAACGGCCCTCAATATCCTTTATGAATGTAAAATGGTGCCTGCCAATGCACAATAGAAAGAAACCAAAAAGTAATGCTGGTATTATGAATCATATTGAAAGTTAGCCTGAAGTTAGCCTGAAGTTAGCCTGAAGTTAGCCTGAAGTTAGCCTGAGAATCAAGCCGTTTTCTCTGACACTACAGGCCTCTATATGAAATGAAGTGGGAGGGGTTAAGCGAGACTACAAATTCAAAGACCGCCCACTTTTCTATACtcaagggagagagaaacagctagactctTGTAATTCCTATTAAACTCAATGCTgctattgttttgttttttcttttcGTAAGGCAGCTTGTGTTTCTTAaccaggcaaagggtagctactagAAGGATGTTGGTGACTGGTTAGCTGAGGCGAAGCAAGAGAGTCGCCTGCTCAATGTGTATACTTGGAGCAACCTGTCTGCCCAAACGCATCGCTTTCTCCCCCGCAGCTCACCAGCTGATGTAGGCTGTTTTGTCCAAAGTGTGGTGCATCCTTCCCCACTGCCTAACGCAGCTGCGCTGCTAATATTCATTGTGCTTATCACTGAAAAAGCTCTTAAATCTCTCCCCAAAAAACTCTTGTCCAGTCCATTTAGTAGTTTTGATTTTAGTCACAGAGGAAATTTAGTCTCTTCTCGTTTTAGTCAACTGAAATGAAAAATCATTTTGGTTCAGTTATAGATTTGTCTGGGTCTATTCAGTCCGTTATAGTCTCATCAATTGCCGCTGAAAAGGAGGTGTTTGACGAATATTTTAGTCACTATTTACGTTAACGAAAATGAACACGGCTACTTCACGAGTCAAACATCCACATTAGTGAATAGCCTATACAATCTTTTTGGGTTCAATCATATATTTATACAACTATTTTGTAAGAACATTAGTTAGCCCCCCCCCCTGATATAGGCTATTGTGTCATGACAAATATTACacctacatgtagtctaatcAAATTACGCACCTGTTGCTTTAACGTTAACCCCCGACAACAAATATTTATCTCCCTGCATGAGTGAGTCAATTATCCACATATCGTGACCTTTTGAGGAGCACCAAGGTCGTATCGTGACCTTTTGAAGAGCACCAAGGTCGTATCGTGACCTTTTGAAGAGCACCAAGGTCGTATCGTGACCTTTTGAAGAGCACCAAGGTCGTATCGTGACCTTTTGAAGAGCACCAAGGTCGTATCGTGACCTT
It encodes:
- the LOC129833515 gene encoding proline-rich protein 2-like, giving the protein MEPAKMDGKQRAQTKRPEAEGPDQMAGSRGPRPNGREQRAQTKRPGAEGPDQKAGSRGPRPKGRKQRAQTKRPEAEGPDQKAGSRGPRPKGRKQRAQTKRPEAEGPDQKAGSRGPRPKGRKQRAQTKRPEAEGPDQKAGSRGPRPKGRKQRAQTKRPEAEGPDQKAGSRGPRPKGRKQRAQTKRPEAEGPDQRTDRKMKKKALANEQKETSFHTQVL